A single window of Coturnix japonica isolate 7356 chromosome 17, Coturnix japonica 2.1, whole genome shotgun sequence DNA harbors:
- the CARD9 gene encoding caspase recruitment domain-containing protein 9 isoform X5 produces MLEEDNDETCWNSLENFRVKLISVIDPSRITPYLRQCQVINHDDEEQVLNDPSLVMRKRKAGVLLDILQRTGHKGFEAFMESLELYYPQLYKKITGKEPSRVFSLIIDTAGESGLSQLLMNEITKLQRTVQEERQKAQELTVWLHTKENMIREMWVRDSLLRKHQERVQKMKEERDSLSKELRKCKDENYNLAMSYARQSEEKSSALMKNRDLLLEIDSLKHSLMKAEDDCKLERKHSMKLKHAIEQRPSHEVMWEIQQEKELLLAKNQELENTLQQVAREQNLEKNLSRETVQNDCSQILERRDLLNTLYHLRKELRQAEVLRDKYAEEKEILELQCMSLRKDSQMYRKRMDAVLQQMEEVASERDQALLTREQFYMQYSKNLIERDAYRKQIRELGERCDELQLQLFQKESQLLATETKLKRLQLELPALTSDLDDTSSRDSQDKNAAKAKTSSSAMEKAICLQSCPLSRSAALPTRSCLRRRGGG; encoded by the exons ATGCTGGAAGAAGATAATGATGAGACGTGTTGGAATAGCCTGGAAAACTTCCGAGTGAAGCTGATCTCTGTGATAGATCCTTCCCGAATAACACCTTATCTTCGCCAGTGCCAGGTGATAAACCATGATGATGAGGAACAGGTTCTCAATGACCCCAGCCTGGTCATGCGCAAACGTAAAGCAG GTGTTCTTCTGGACATTCTTCAGCGAACGGGGCACAAAGGATTTGAAGCATTCATGGAGAGTCTCGAGCTTTATTACCCACAACTGTATAAGAAAATAACTGGGAAGGAGCCGAGCAGAGTTTTCTCTCTGATTATAG ACACAGCTGGGGAGTCAGGCCTGAGCCAGCTCCTGATGAATGAAATTacaaagctgcagagaacagtGCAGGAGGAGCGGCAGAAGGCCCAGGAGCTCACCGTGTGGCTGCACACCAAAGAGAACATGATCAGAGAGATGTGGGTGAGGGACAGCCTGCTCCGCAAGCACCAAGAGCGGGTGCAGAAGATGAAGGAGGAGAGGGACAGTCTAAGCAAGGAGCTGCGGAAGTGCAAGGATGAGAACTATAACCTGGCAATGAGCTATGCCAGACAGAGCGAGGAGAAGAGCAGTGCCCTCATGAAGAACAGGGACCTGCTCCTAGAG ATTGACAGCTTGAAGCATAGCCTCATGAAGGCTGAGGATGACTGCAAACTAGAGCGTAAACACTCAATGAAACTGAAGCACGCCATAGAACAGCGTCCGAGCCATGAAGTGATGTGGGAGATCCAGCAGGAGAAGGAGTTGCTTTTGGCCAAGAATCAGGAGCTGGAGAACACTCTCCAG CAGGTTGCCAGAGAACAGAATTTGGAGAAGAATCTCTCCCGTGAGACTGTGCAGAATGACTGCAGCCAGATACTGGAGCGCAGGGACCTGCTGAACACCCTGTACCACCTCCGCAAGGAGCTGCGCCAAGCCGAGGTGCTCCGAGACAAA tatgcagaggaaaaagagataCTTGAACTACAGTGCATGTCTCTGAGGAAGGACTCCCAGATGTATAGAAAACGGATGGATGCTGTCTTACAGCAGATGGAGGAAGTGGCTTCAGAAAGAGACCAG GCACTGCTGACCAGAGAACAGTTCTACATGCAGTACTCAAAGAACCTGATTGAGAGGGATGCTTATCGGAAGCAGATTCGGGAGCTGGGGGAGCGATGCgatgagctgcagctgcaactCTTCCAAAAGGAGAGTCAGCTACTGGCTACTGAAACCAAGCTGAAAAGGCTGCAACTGGAGCTGCCTGCACTG acttctGACCTGGATGACACCTCCTCCAGAGATTCCCAGGAT